A single window of Martelella sp. NC20 DNA harbors:
- the rsmA gene encoding 16S rRNA (adenine(1518)-N(6)/adenine(1519)-N(6))-dimethyltransferase RsmA: MSQIDDLPPLREVLAAHELNAKKALGQNFLLDLNLTQKIARTAGDLAGAHVIEVGPGPGGLTRAILSLGVEKLTVIERDERCLPALREIAAHYPDRLEIISGDALKTDFAALAGNNPVRIISNLPYNVGTQLLVNWLLPGAWPPYWQSLTLMFQKEVAQRIVAEAGDNHYGRLGVLAGWRTEAHIAFDVPPQAFTPPPKVTSSVVHLTPRAEPLPVSAPALEKVTQAAFGQRRKMLRQSLKSLGGEALLAKAGIDPTRRAETLDIAEFCTLAENL; the protein is encoded by the coding sequence ATGAGCCAGATCGACGACCTGCCGCCGCTGCGCGAGGTTCTGGCCGCCCATGAGCTCAACGCGAAGAAGGCGCTCGGCCAGAATTTTCTGCTCGATCTCAATCTGACCCAGAAGATTGCCCGCACCGCAGGCGATCTTGCCGGCGCCCATGTGATCGAGGTCGGCCCCGGCCCCGGCGGACTGACGCGCGCGATCCTCTCGCTCGGCGTCGAAAAGCTGACTGTGATCGAACGCGACGAGCGCTGTCTTCCGGCGCTCAGGGAAATCGCCGCCCATTATCCGGACCGGCTCGAGATCATCAGTGGCGATGCGCTGAAGACGGATTTTGCCGCTCTTGCGGGCAACAATCCGGTCAGGATCATCTCCAACCTGCCCTACAATGTCGGAACCCAGCTTCTGGTGAACTGGCTGCTGCCGGGCGCATGGCCGCCCTATTGGCAATCCCTGACGCTGATGTTCCAGAAGGAAGTCGCCCAGCGCATCGTCGCGGAGGCAGGCGACAATCACTATGGCAGGCTCGGCGTGCTGGCCGGTTGGCGGACTGAGGCGCACATCGCCTTCGACGTCCCGCCGCAGGCCTTCACGCCGCCGCCGAAGGTGACCTCAAGCGTGGTGCACCTCACACCCCGCGCCGAACCGCTTCCGGTTTCTGCCCCCGCACTTGAAAAAGTGACGCAGGCAGCGTTCGGCCAGCGCCGCAAGATGCTGCGCCAGAGCCTCAAGAGCCTGGGCGGGGAAGCGCTGCTCGCGAAAGCCGGCATCGATCCGACCCGCCGCGCCGAGACCCTCGACATCGCCGAATTCTGCACGCTCGCCGAAAATCTGTAG
- the recO gene encoding DNA repair protein RecO encodes MEWQDEGIVLGSRRHGETSVIAEMMTVDHGRHLGMVRGGRSRTMRPVLQPGNRVSLHWRARLSEHLGEFRVEPIEQRAAFLMLSAPALHGVQAMASLLRLLPERDPHRNLCAAMEVIIAHLDDANAAGELFVRFELALLNELGFGLDLAQCAASGVTEGLAYVSPKTGRAVSRVAGTPYAERMLALPVFLRPDMNEAADRADLEAGFRLTGFFLNRHVYEPRGLKPDTARDSFIQATLKALDAASV; translated from the coding sequence TTGGAATGGCAGGATGAAGGCATTGTTCTGGGAAGCCGCCGCCATGGCGAGACCAGCGTGATCGCCGAGATGATGACGGTGGATCACGGCCGTCATCTCGGCATGGTGCGCGGCGGCAGATCGCGAACCATGCGGCCGGTGCTGCAGCCCGGAAACCGGGTTTCGCTGCACTGGCGGGCGCGGCTTTCCGAACATCTCGGTGAATTCCGGGTCGAACCGATCGAGCAGCGCGCAGCCTTTCTGATGCTCTCCGCGCCCGCGCTTCACGGCGTCCAGGCGATGGCTTCGCTGTTGCGGCTGCTGCCGGAACGCGATCCCCACCGCAATCTCTGCGCGGCGATGGAGGTGATCATCGCCCATCTGGACGATGCAAACGCTGCCGGCGAATTGTTCGTTCGCTTCGAACTGGCGCTGCTCAACGAACTGGGCTTCGGGCTAGACCTCGCCCAGTGCGCGGCGAGCGGCGTGACGGAAGGTCTTGCCTATGTATCGCCCAAGACCGGCCGGGCGGTGTCGCGCGTGGCGGGAACGCCCTATGCGGAGCGGATGCTGGCGCTGCCGGTGTTTCTGCGGCCCGACATGAACGAAGCCGCAGATCGGGCCGATCTGGAAGCCGGCTTCCGGCTCACCGGTTTTTTTCTGAACCGCCATGTCTACGAGCCACGCGGGCTGAAGCCTGACACGGCGCGCGATAGCTTCATCCAGGCCACACTGAAGGCGCTCGATGCCGCATCTGTCTGA
- the era gene encoding GTPase Era gives MTETETMPEGVNTRSGFVALIGPTNAGKSTLVNRLVGAKVTIVSHKVQTTRATLRGIAIHDKAQIVFMDTPGIFKPRRRLDRAMVMAAWSGARDADVILLLVDSERGLKGDAEAILEGLKEVRQPKILVLNKIDRVRPEDLLKLASAANEAIEFEETFMISATTGSGCDDLMDFLAKRLPEGPWYYPEDQISDLPMRQLAAEITREKLFLRLHQELPYSSHVETEKWEERKDGSVRIEQVIYVERDSQKKIALGKNGDAIKAISMSARKELSEILGQPVHLFLFVKVRENWGDDPARYREIGLDYSN, from the coding sequence ATGACCGAGACTGAAACCATGCCGGAGGGTGTCAACACCCGGTCCGGCTTCGTCGCCCTGATCGGCCCGACCAATGCCGGCAAATCCACGCTGGTGAACCGGCTCGTCGGCGCCAAGGTCACCATTGTCAGCCACAAGGTGCAGACCACCCGCGCCACGCTGCGCGGCATCGCCATCCACGACAAGGCGCAGATCGTGTTCATGGATACGCCCGGCATCTTCAAACCGCGCCGCAGACTGGACCGCGCCATGGTGATGGCCGCCTGGAGCGGCGCGCGTGATGCCGATGTGATCTTGCTGCTGGTTGACAGCGAGCGCGGCCTGAAAGGCGACGCGGAGGCCATTCTCGAAGGCCTGAAGGAGGTGCGACAGCCGAAAATCCTGGTCCTGAACAAGATCGACCGCGTTCGCCCCGAGGATCTGCTGAAGCTCGCCTCGGCCGCCAATGAAGCCATCGAGTTCGAGGAGACCTTCATGATCTCCGCCACGACCGGGTCAGGCTGCGACGATCTGATGGATTTTCTGGCGAAGCGGTTGCCCGAGGGGCCGTGGTATTATCCCGAGGACCAGATTTCCGATCTGCCTATGCGCCAGCTCGCAGCCGAAATCACCCGCGAGAAACTGTTTCTGCGGCTGCACCAGGAACTGCCCTATTCCTCTCACGTCGAAACCGAGAAGTGGGAGGAGCGCAAGGACGGATCGGTGCGCATCGAGCAGGTGATCTATGTCGAGCGCGACAGCCAGAAGAAGATCGCGCTCGGCAAGAACGGCGATGCGATCAAGGCGATTTCGATGAGCGCGCGCAAGGAGCTATCGGAAATTCTCGGTCAGCCGGTGCATCTCTTCCTGTTCGTCAAGGTGCGGGAAAACTGGGGTGACGATCCGGCGCGCTATCGCGAAATCGGGCTCGACTATTCGAACTGA
- the rnc gene encoding ribonuclease III translates to MTDKHGASVNAFAELIGFDFADRSRLTLALTHSSARNGKDDNYERLEFLGDRVLGLVIAENLFRLFPGASEGELSVRLNQLVSAEACARVADDLGLHRFIKTGQDVKKLTGKRILSIRADVVESVIAAIYLEGGMPPARDFIETYWKPLFDDGVELRRDAKTELQEWAHARFGLTPVYKVEDRSGPDHEPRFTVKVTVGGVASEIGVDRSKRAAEQVAATRLLEREGVWAAES, encoded by the coding sequence ATGACGGACAAGCACGGCGCCAGTGTCAACGCGTTTGCCGAGTTGATCGGCTTCGACTTTGCCGATCGCTCGCGCCTGACGCTGGCGCTGACCCATTCAAGCGCGCGCAACGGCAAGGACGACAATTACGAGCGGCTGGAATTTCTCGGCGATCGGGTGCTGGGGCTCGTGATCGCCGAAAATCTGTTCCGGCTGTTTCCCGGCGCGAGCGAAGGCGAGCTTTCGGTGCGGCTGAACCAACTTGTCAGCGCCGAGGCCTGCGCGCGGGTTGCCGATGATCTCGGCCTTCACCGGTTCATCAAGACCGGGCAGGACGTCAAGAAGCTCACCGGAAAGCGCATACTGTCGATTCGCGCCGATGTCGTCGAAAGCGTGATCGCCGCGATCTATCTGGAAGGCGGCATGCCGCCGGCACGTGACTTTATCGAGACGTACTGGAAGCCGCTGTTTGACGATGGCGTGGAGCTTCGCCGCGATGCCAAGACCGAGTTGCAGGAATGGGCGCATGCCCGGTTCGGCCTGACGCCGGTCTACAAGGTCGAGGACCGTTCCGGCCCCGATCATGAGCCGCGCTTCACCGTGAAGGTCACCGTCGGCGGCGTGGCGTCGGAAATCGGCGTCGATCGTTCCAAGCGCGCCGCCGAGCAGGTCGCGGCGACCCGGCTTCTGGAGCGTGAGGGCGTTTGGGCAGCCGAGAGCTGA
- the lepB gene encoding signal peptidase I has protein sequence MSEKEVKQESSLWSNVKVIVQALLLAVVIKTFLFQPFTIPSGSMMPTLLVGDYLFVNKFSYGYSKYSLPFSPNLFSGRIFGSDPDRGDVVVFRYPPNPDIDYIKRVIGLPGDRVQVRNGILYLNDAPVPRTADGAFTSDYRRDPGRNIPVFRETLPDGVSYDTLDEIRGSPGDNTREFIVPEGHYFMMGDNRDNSLDSRFDVGFVPAENLIGRASLIFFSLGNDTSFAQIWKWPFNMRWDRMFKVIGG, from the coding sequence GTGTCTGAAAAAGAAGTAAAGCAGGAAAGCTCGCTCTGGAGCAATGTCAAGGTCATTGTCCAGGCGTTGCTTCTGGCAGTGGTCATCAAGACCTTCCTGTTTCAGCCTTTCACGATTCCCTCCGGATCGATGATGCCGACGCTTCTGGTCGGCGACTATCTGTTCGTGAACAAGTTTTCCTACGGTTATTCGAAATATTCCCTGCCTTTTTCGCCGAACCTGTTTTCGGGCCGCATTTTCGGCAGCGATCCCGATCGCGGCGATGTCGTGGTGTTCCGCTATCCGCCGAATCCCGATATCGATTACATCAAGCGCGTGATCGGGCTTCCCGGCGACCGGGTGCAGGTGAGAAACGGCATTCTCTATCTGAACGACGCGCCGGTGCCACGCACCGCCGACGGCGCCTTCACCTCCGATTATCGCCGCGATCCCGGCCGCAACATCCCGGTCTTCCGCGAGACGCTTCCCGATGGCGTCAGCTACGATACGCTGGATGAAATTCGCGGCTCGCCCGGCGACAATACCCGCGAATTCATCGTGCCCGAGGGGCATTATTTCATGATGGGCGACAATCGCGACAATTCGCTCGACAGCCGTTTCGACGTCGGATTCGTTCCGGCGGAGAACCTGATCGGCCGCGCCAGCCTGATCTTCTTCTCGCTCGGCAATGATACCTCCTTCGCCCAGATATGGAAGTGGCCGTTCAACATGCGCTGGGATCGCATGTTCAAGGTTATCGGAGGCTGA
- the acpS gene encoding holo-ACP synthase, with protein MIVGLGSDLIDIRRVEKTIERFGERFTARCFTDIERAKSDRRRNRAASYAKRFAAKEACSKALGTGIAQGVFWKDMGVINLPGGKPTMKLTGGAETCLQRMIPAGHEARIHVTITDDYPLAQAFVIIEAVEESPKSV; from the coding sequence ATGATCGTCGGACTCGGCAGCGACCTGATCGACATCAGGCGCGTGGAAAAGACCATCGAACGCTTCGGCGAGCGGTTCACGGCGCGCTGTTTCACCGATATCGAACGGGCGAAATCCGACCGCCGGCGCAACCGCGCCGCCTCCTATGCCAAACGCTTCGCCGCCAAGGAGGCCTGCTCCAAGGCGCTTGGCACCGGGATCGCGCAGGGCGTGTTCTGGAAGGATATGGGCGTGATCAACCTGCCGGGCGGCAAGCCGACGATGAAGCTGACCGGCGGCGCCGAGACCTGTCTTCAACGCATGATTCCCGCCGGCCACGAGGCCCGCATCCACGTCACGATCACCGATGATTACCCGCTCGCGCAGGCGTTCGTCATTATCGAGGCGGTGGAGGAGAGCCCGAAATCCGTTTAA
- a CDS encoding DUF2062 domain-containing protein: MLFKRRSPAGFWQRLRGALWPRKGFWRVPVYIYHRTVRLRGTPHAIAMGIAAGVFVSWTPFIGLHFVSAFAVAFVLGGNLFAAALGTAFGNPLTFPFIWLSTWKFGSFLLGRSMEGRHHIDLVELVKKFELSDLWKPLLEPMIVGSIIPALVCGGLFYVATYLAVQSFQSRRQAMIAARQAELRNGAVNGSK; the protein is encoded by the coding sequence ATGCTTTTCAAAAGACGTTCTCCGGCAGGTTTTTGGCAGCGATTGCGAGGCGCTCTCTGGCCCAGAAAGGGTTTCTGGCGCGTCCCGGTCTATATTTACCATCGCACCGTGCGGCTGCGGGGAACGCCGCATGCGATCGCCATGGGCATCGCGGCTGGCGTTTTTGTGTCGTGGACGCCGTTCATCGGTTTGCATTTCGTTTCCGCGTTTGCGGTTGCCTTCGTCCTGGGCGGAAACCTCTTCGCCGCGGCCCTTGGAACGGCCTTCGGCAATCCGCTGACCTTTCCCTTCATCTGGCTGTCGACCTGGAAGTTCGGGAGCTTTCTGCTGGGGCGGAGCATGGAGGGGCGCCACCATATCGACCTTGTCGAACTGGTCAAAAAGTTCGAGCTGTCCGATCTCTGGAAGCCGCTGCTGGAACCGATGATCGTGGGCTCGATCATTCCCGCGCTGGTATGCGGCGGCCTGTTTTATGTCGCCACCTACCTCGCGGTCCAGTCGTTCCAGAGCCGCCGCCAGGCGATGATCGCCGCACGCCAGGCCGAACTCCGGAACGGCGCCGTCAACGGCTCTAAATAA
- a CDS encoding RelA/SpoT family protein has protein sequence MMRQYELVERVQKYKPDADVALLNKAYVYAMQKHGRQKRASGDPYISHPLEVAAILTDLHMDESTIAVALLHDTIEDTSATRSEIDAFFGDEIGALVEGLTKIKRLDLVSRKAQQAENLRKLFLAVADDVRVLLVKLADRLHNMRTLYYMRADKRRRISEETMEIYAPLAGRMGMQDMREELEDLSFQYINPEAYETIRDKLQDLSGQNQALVKSIEDELKALLTEHGLADVKVKGRLKRPFSIFNKMQSKSLSFEQMSDLYGFRIIVDELESCYRALGLVHTRWRMVPERFKDYISNPKQNGYQSLHTTIVGPLRQRIELQIRTRSMHDIAEYGIAAHSLYKEGRAAGAANDETNVFSWFRRTIEALAEGDSPEEFLEHTKLELFQDQVFCFTPKGQLIALPKDATPIDFAYAVHTNIGDTCVGAKVNGRMMPLVTRLNNGDEVEIIRSGVQVPPPAWEGIVVTGKARAAIRRATRAAIRKQYSGLGYRILERTFARSGKTFSREVLASVLHRLGQSDVEDVIAAVGRNELSSVDVLKAVFPDHKDERVTIKPSVEEGWVSLPKGEGMAFRLPEAEGEAGVPLRGLNGAAIVRFTPTGAVPGDRIVGITEDDGSIMVYPIQSPGLQQYEDQPDRWVDIRWDIDSTNDKRFRARIGINVLNEPGTLARITSTIATLDVNIRSIRMDVIAEDFAEVGMDMEVWDLRQLTQTINQLKALDCVATVKREFG, from the coding sequence ATGATGCGGCAATACGAACTCGTTGAGCGGGTACAGAAATATAAGCCTGACGCCGATGTCGCGCTGCTCAACAAGGCCTATGTCTACGCCATGCAGAAGCATGGACGGCAGAAGCGCGCCAGCGGCGACCCCTATATCTCCCATCCGCTTGAAGTTGCTGCGATCCTGACCGACCTGCATATGGACGAGTCGACGATAGCGGTTGCGCTGCTGCACGACACGATCGAGGACACCTCCGCCACCCGTTCCGAGATCGACGCGTTTTTCGGCGACGAGATCGGCGCGCTGGTCGAGGGGCTTACCAAGATCAAGCGGCTCGATCTCGTGTCCCGCAAGGCGCAGCAGGCCGAAAACCTGCGCAAGCTTTTTCTGGCCGTTGCCGATGATGTCCGGGTGCTTCTGGTCAAGCTCGCCGACCGGCTCCACAACATGCGCACGCTCTACTACATGCGCGCCGACAAGCGTCGCCGGATTTCCGAAGAGACTATGGAAATCTATGCCCCGCTTGCCGGCCGCATGGGCATGCAGGACATGCGCGAGGAGCTGGAGGACCTGTCCTTCCAGTACATCAACCCGGAAGCCTACGAGACGATCCGCGACAAGCTGCAGGATCTCTCCGGCCAGAACCAGGCTCTGGTCAAGAGCATCGAGGATGAGCTCAAGGCGCTTCTGACGGAGCACGGCCTGGCCGACGTCAAGGTGAAGGGGCGGCTGAAGAGGCCATTTTCGATCTTCAACAAGATGCAGTCGAAATCACTGTCCTTCGAGCAGATGTCCGATCTTTATGGTTTCAGGATCATCGTTGATGAGCTTGAGAGCTGCTACCGCGCGCTCGGCCTTGTGCATACCCGCTGGCGCATGGTGCCGGAACGCTTCAAGGACTACATCTCCAACCCGAAGCAGAACGGCTACCAGTCGCTGCACACCACCATTGTCGGGCCGCTGAGGCAACGCATCGAGCTGCAGATCCGCACCCGCTCGATGCACGATATCGCCGAATACGGCATTGCCGCGCATTCCCTCTACAAGGAGGGGCGTGCGGCGGGTGCGGCCAATGACGAGACCAATGTGTTCTCCTGGTTCCGCAGGACCATCGAGGCGCTGGCCGAAGGCGACAGCCCTGAAGAATTTCTCGAGCATACCAAGCTGGAACTGTTTCAGGATCAGGTGTTCTGCTTCACGCCGAAGGGCCAGCTGATCGCGCTGCCGAAGGATGCGACGCCGATCGATTTCGCCTATGCGGTTCATACCAATATCGGCGATACCTGTGTCGGGGCCAAGGTCAACGGGCGGATGATGCCGCTTGTAACCCGGCTCAACAATGGCGACGAGGTCGAGATCATCCGCTCGGGCGTGCAGGTGCCGCCGCCTGCCTGGGAAGGCATCGTGGTCACCGGCAAGGCCCGCGCGGCGATCCGAAGGGCCACGCGGGCTGCGATCCGCAAGCAGTATAGCGGCCTCGGCTACCGGATTCTCGAGCGCACCTTCGCCCGCTCGGGCAAGACCTTCTCGCGCGAGGTGCTGGCCTCGGTTCTGCATCGGCTCGGCCAGAGCGATGTCGAGGATGTGATCGCCGCCGTCGGCCGCAACGAGCTCTCCTCCGTCGATGTGCTGAAGGCCGTGTTCCCGGACCACAAGGACGAGCGCGTCACCATCAAGCCGAGCGTCGAGGAGGGCTGGGTCAGCCTGCCGAAGGGCGAGGGCATGGCGTTTCGCCTGCCTGAGGCGGAAGGCGAGGCGGGCGTGCCGCTGCGCGGCCTGAACGGCGCGGCAATCGTGCGTTTTACGCCAACAGGCGCGGTGCCGGGAGACCGCATCGTCGGTATCACCGAGGATGACGGCAGCATCATGGTCTATCCGATCCAGTCCCCCGGCCTTCAGCAATACGAGGACCAGCCGGACCGCTGGGTCGACATCCGCTGGGATATCGATTCCACCAATGACAAGCGGTTTCGCGCGCGGATCGGCATCAATGTCCTGAACGAACCCGGCACGCTTGCCCGCATCACCTCGACTATCGCCACGCTTGATGTCAATATCCGTTCGATCCGCATGGATGTCATCGCCGAGGACTTTGCCGAAGTCGGGATGGACATGGAGGTCTGGGATCTCCGGCAGCTCACGCAGACGATCAATCAGCTCAAGGCGCTTGATTGCGTGGCAACCGTGAAGCGGGAATTCGGCTGA
- the rpoZ gene encoding DNA-directed RNA polymerase subunit omega, producing MARVTVEDCIDKVDNRFDLVLLAGHRARLISQGAQITIDRDNDKNPVVALREIADETLSPDDLKEDLIHSLQRHVEVDEPEADASANASADEDASEGGERPDMPDAIPFDQMSEEELRSGIEGLVPPEKGDDY from the coding sequence ATGGCTCGTGTCACAGTTGAAGACTGTATCGACAAAGTCGACAACCGGTTCGATCTCGTTCTGCTCGCAGGACACCGCGCCCGCCTCATCTCCCAGGGCGCCCAGATCACCATCGACCGCGACAATGATAAGAACCCGGTCGTGGCCCTTCGCGAGATCGCCGACGAAACCTTGTCGCCCGACGATCTGAAGGAAGACCTGATCCATTCGCTTCAGCGCCATGTCGAGGTCGACGAACCCGAGGCCGACGCGTCGGCGAATGCTTCTGCCGACGAGGATGCCTCCGAGGGCGGGGAGCGCCCGGATATGCCGGATGCCATTCCTTTCGACCAGATGTCGGAAGAAGAGCTTCGTTCCGGCATCGAGGGTCTTGTGCCGCCGGAAAAAGGCGACGATTACTGA
- a CDS encoding LabA-like NYN domain-containing protein gives MFDPREKIALFIDGANLYAASKGLGFDIDYRRLLKVFQGKAYLLRAYYYTALIEDQEYSSIRPLIDWLDYNGYKVVTKPAKEFTDSMGRRKIKGNMDIELAIDAMEQAATVDHLVIFSGDGDFTTLVEALQRKGRKVSVVSTMATQPPMIADDLRRQADHFIDLISLKQEVGRETSERPHRAPEVVTSDFDD, from the coding sequence ATGTTTGACCCGCGCGAGAAAATTGCGCTCTTCATTGATGGCGCGAACCTATATGCCGCCTCCAAGGGCCTTGGTTTCGATATAGACTATCGCAGGCTGTTGAAGGTATTTCAGGGCAAGGCCTATCTGCTGCGCGCCTATTATTATACGGCGCTGATCGAAGACCAGGAATATTCCTCGATCCGTCCGCTGATCGACTGGCTGGATTATAACGGCTACAAGGTGGTGACGAAGCCGGCCAAGGAATTCACCGATTCCATGGGACGGCGAAAGATCAAGGGAAACATGGACATCGAGCTCGCAATCGATGCCATGGAGCAGGCGGCCACGGTCGATCACCTTGTGATCTTTTCCGGCGACGGCGACTTCACCACCCTGGTGGAAGCGCTGCAGCGCAAGGGCCGCAAGGTCTCGGTGGTCTCGACCATGGCAACCCAGCCGCCGATGATTGCCGATGATCTGCGCCGGCAGGCCGATCACTTCATCGACCTGATTTCGCTGAAACAGGAAGTCGGGCGCGAGACGTCGGAACGACCGCACCGCGCGCCGGAGGTTGTGACCTCCGACTTCGACGATTGA
- the smpB gene encoding SsrA-binding protein SmpB translates to MAPKGSKGGRLNIVAENRKARFNYEILDTFEAGLVLTGTEVKSLREGKANIAESYASDEDGEMWLINSYLPEYLQGNRFNHEPRRRRKLLLGKREIHRLRSAVNREGMTLIPLKLYFNDRGRAKLELALGKGKKLHDKRETEKKRDWNREKSRLLKNLG, encoded by the coding sequence ATGGCTCCGAAAGGTAGCAAGGGCGGCCGGCTCAACATCGTCGCCGAAAACCGCAAGGCGCGGTTCAACTACGAGATTCTCGACACGTTTGAGGCGGGCCTGGTGCTGACCGGAACCGAGGTCAAGTCGCTGCGCGAGGGCAAGGCCAATATCGCCGAATCCTACGCCTCCGACGAAGATGGCGAGATGTGGCTGATCAATTCCTATCTTCCGGAATATCTTCAGGGCAATCGTTTCAACCACGAACCCCGCCGCCGCCGCAAGCTGCTGCTCGGCAAGCGCGAAATTCATCGCCTGCGCTCCGCCGTCAATCGGGAAGGCATGACGTTGATACCGCTGAAGCTTTACTTCAACGATCGCGGTCGGGCCAAGCTTGAGCTCGCGCTGGGCAAGGGCAAAAAGCTCCACGACAAGCGCGAAACAGAGAAGAAGCGCGACTGGAACCGGGAAAAGAGCCGGCTCCTGAAAAACCTCGGTTAG
- the dapA gene encoding 4-hydroxy-tetrahydrodipicolinate synthase: MIKGSIPALVTPFTADGAVDEQAFAAHVDWQIGEGSHGVSPVGTTGESPTLSHDEHKRVVDLCVEVVAGRVPVIAGAGSNNTREAIELALHAEKAGADALLVVTPYYNKPTQKGLFAHFSAIAEAVKLPIIIYNIPPRSVIDLLPETMGALVKAHSNIVGVKDSTAKIERVSEQRIACGKDFIQLSGEDATALGFAAQGGVGAISVTANVAPRLCAEFQNALLGGNFATALNYQDRLMPLHRALFLEPGVCGTKYALKRIGRMNDTVRLPLTAIDDKTAAEIDAALKHAGLLD; the protein is encoded by the coding sequence ATGATCAAGGGGTCCATACCCGCCCTTGTTACGCCCTTCACCGCCGATGGCGCGGTCGACGAGCAGGCATTCGCCGCGCATGTCGACTGGCAGATCGGCGAGGGCAGCCATGGCGTGTCGCCCGTCGGCACCACCGGCGAAAGCCCGACGCTGAGCCATGACGAGCACAAACGGGTAGTCGACCTTTGCGTGGAAGTGGTCGCGGGCCGAGTGCCGGTGATCGCCGGCGCCGGCTCCAACAACACGCGCGAGGCCATCGAACTGGCGCTCCACGCCGAAAAGGCCGGCGCCGATGCGCTGCTGGTGGTCACGCCCTATTACAACAAGCCGACCCAGAAGGGGCTGTTTGCGCATTTCTCGGCGATTGCCGAGGCCGTGAAGCTGCCGATCATCATCTATAATATTCCGCCGCGCTCGGTGATCGATCTTCTGCCCGAGACCATGGGCGCGCTGGTGAAGGCGCATTCCAACATCGTCGGCGTCAAGGATTCGACCGCGAAGATCGAGCGTGTCTCCGAACAGCGGATCGCCTGCGGGAAGGATTTCATCCAGCTTTCCGGCGAGGATGCGACGGCCCTCGGTTTCGCGGCGCAGGGCGGCGTCGGCGCGATTTCCGTGACCGCCAATGTCGCGCCCAGGCTTTGCGCCGAATTCCAGAACGCTTTGCTCGGCGGTAATTTCGCCACGGCGCTGAACTATCAGGACAGGCTGATGCCGCTCCACCGGGCGCTGTTTCTTGAACCGGGCGTCTGCGGCACTAAATACGCACTCAAGAGGATCGGCCGGATGAACGATACCGTCCGGCTGCCGCTGACAGCGATCGACGACAAGACCGCCGCGGAGATCGACGCTGCGTTGAAACACGCTGGATTGCTGGACTGA